The genomic interval GACGCCGGTCGCGCAGAAGAAGACGTTCTCGCCGGAAACCAGATCCTCGGTCGACAGGATGCGGTCCAGGTCGTGCCCGGCGTCGATCGCCTTCTGCCGCTCCTCGTCGTCCTTCGGCGCCAGCTGGGCCTGCAGCGCGCCGCCCATGCAGCGCAGCGCGGCCGCGGCGATGATGCCCTCGGGCGTGCCGCCGATGCCGATCAGCATGTCGGTGCCGGAGTCGGGGCGCGCGGTCGCGATGGCGCCGGCGACGTCACCGTCGGAGATCAGCCGGATGCGAGCCCCGGCGTCGCGCACCTCCTGAATGTGCCGGGCGTGCCGCGGCCGGTCCAGCACGCACACGGTCAGGTCCGACACCGAGGAGTTCTTGGCCTTGGCCACCCGGCGCAGGTTCTCCGCGATCGGGGCGGACAGGTCGATCACGTCGGCTGCCTCCGGCCCGACCGCGATCTTCTCCATGTAGAACACCGCCGACGGGTCGAACATCGCGCCGCGCTCGGCCACCGCCAGCACCGCGATCGCCCCGGGCGAGCCCTTCGACATCAGCGTGGTGCCGTCGATCGGGTCGACCGCGAAGTCGACCTCGGGCCCCGTGCCGTCGCCCACCGCCTCGCCGTTGTACAGCATGGGCGCCTCGTCCTTCTCGCCCTCACCGATCACGACGATGCCGCGCATCGACACCGTGGCCACGAGCTGCCGCATCGCGTCCACCGCGGCACCGTCGCCGCCCTCCTTGTCACCGCGGCCGACCCAGCGTCCCGCCGCCATGGCGCCGGCCTCGGTCACCCGGACCAATTCCAGCGCGAGGTTACGGTCCGGGGCCTCACGGCGGCTGGATGCGGGCGTAGGTGCCGTCATGTGGGATGCCTCCTCGATTGTGGTCGTGCGTCCCAAATTGTCGCAGACCCTCCGAGGACGGGTTCAGGTACTAGCGTCCAAGTGTCCCGATGCCTCCGCATGCGGGGCAGCCACGGAAGAGCCCTCGCATCTCTATTGCGAATAACGACCCCGCCGGAGCGAAGCGGAGGCCGACAACCCTGCATACTGGGGGTGTGTCTTATCAGAAGCCGCGGATCATGCACGACTATCGGGACTTGTTCTGGTCGCTGATTCCGCTGGTGCTGATCTGCCTCGTGATCGCCGCGATCGCCAGCCAGTGCAGTTTCTCCGCGGACGGCCCGACGCCGGGCCGGATCCCGAATTTCGACGTGCACGCCGCCTTGCGGGACGATGCGCGCACGCTGTCGTTCCCGATTCGCGATCCCGCCCTGCCGGCAGGCTGGCAGCCGAACTCGGGCAGCCGCGACACGGTGTCGGGCAGCGGCGGTGGCGCGGCCAGCACGGTCGGTTTCATCACACCGCAGGGCACGTACATGCAGCTGACCCAGTCCGCGGCCACCGCCGACGCGCTCGCCAACCACCTGCTGGGCACCCGCACCCGCGGCGGCGCCCAGCAGATCGCCGATCGGGCATGGACGGTGTATCACGTCGAGGGCAGCGAGCCTGCCTGGGTTTCCGACTTCGGCGCGGTCCGGGTGCTGGTCAAGGGCGCGGGAAACCAAGAGGCATACAGGACGCTGGCCGGTGCGGCCGGTGCGGCGCAGCCGATCTCGCCGTAGGCGCTGGACGGGTATGAAACCGTTGTCGTCGTTCCGGCATGGCCTCGGCCGGAATCCGGCTGCATGAGTGTGGATCCCGATGGCACGCCCGGACAAGATCGCCGGTGCAGGCCCGGACATTCCGGCCTCGGAGCGCGCTGCGGTCTCCGACCGATCCACTCTTGCCTTGGCGCCCAACCTTTTTCATGCCGTCTCGACGAACGCCCACCGCGGGGCGCCGAGCACCCGGACTGTCGCCCGGCACAGTTTCGTAGCGTCGGGAGGGGTACGCCCGCTAACGTCAGGCAAGTGGAACGCGCGGACGTCGGCTGGCTGGAGCGGGCAGTGGGTCAGCCTGTCAGCGAAGCAATGCCGGCCGAGTGGGGTGATCGGGACCGCACCGAGATGGTGACCCTCGCCGACGAAACCCGTGTGGTACTGCAGCGTTACCGACGCCGCGCCGACGCCGAGCGCCGCGTGCGGATCATGGACGCCTTACGCGAACCCGCTGCGGACAAGGGCATTCCGATCCCGGTCATCCGCCGGTCCGACCTCGACGCCGACCCGCCGTGGGCGGTGTTCGAGGCACTGCCGGGAGTTCCGGTGCCGGACAGCCCGGAGACCGGCCCGCAGAGCCCGCGTTTTCCCCTGGTGGCCTGGTCGATGGGCGCGCTGCTCGCCGATTTCTCCGAATTGCCCGGCGACGACCTGGATCTCGACGATTCCTGGGCCCGCCCGCGCTACCTCTCCGCGCGCGCCGACGCCTGGGCCGAATGTCTCGCGCCCGCGCTGTCGACCCGGCAGAGCGACACCCTGGAGGAGGTGCTGGCCGATCTGCCCGCATTGTTCGACGGGCGGCCGACGGTGCTGGCGCACGGCGATTTCGCGCCGGTGAACGTACTCGTCGAGGGCACCTCCATCACCGGCCTGCTCGATTTCGAATCGGTGCGCCTCGCCGACCCGCTCTACGACGTGGCCTGGTGGGCCTGGTCGGTGAGCTTCTCCGGCCCGGCCGTCTTCACCGCCGCCTGGCCCGCCTTCCTGGACGGTGTGGGCATCGACCCGCGCGAACCCGGCCTGGTACCGCGGGTCCGGGCACTGCAGATGGTCCGCATGCTGGAGATGCTCGCCGAGCACGACCTCGCCCCGGACCGCTGGCGCATCGTGCACGAGCGACTCGTGCGCATGTTGAGCTGACCGCGAGCTCCCGCTCGGGTCAGCGGTGGCTGACCACGTTGACGACGGTGCCGTCGGGGTCGCGGACGAAAAACCTTCGGACGCCCCACGGTTCGTCGCGCAGCGCGTACACGATCTCGGCGCCAGCGGCCACCATCGTGGCGTGCGCCGCGTCGACGTCGTCGACCTCGACGCTCATATTCGGTTGGGGGTCATCGGCGTTTCCCCCGAACAGGATGATCTGCGCCGTCGGATTCGACGGCGACGCGAGGGTGACGACCCAGCCGAGGTCCATCACCTCCTCGAAGCCGAGCCGCCGATAGAAGGCCCGGGTGCGTTCCATGTCGGCGGGGCGCAGGTCCGGCACGACCCGGCGGATGCTCACGACTGCCCGCCGTCGGCGTCGCGGCGGGACAGGGCGTCCTCGACCCGCTTGCGGGCACCGGCGAGATGCTCCTCGCAGCGGTTCGCCAGCGCCTCGCCGCGCTCCCACAGCGCCAGCGAGTCGTCCAGGTCCATGCCGCCCTGCTCCAGCATCTTCACGACGTTGATCAGTTCGTCGCGGGCACGCTCGTAGCCGAACGTCTCGATCTCGGCGAGGTCACTGTCGGTCATTCTCGGCTCCCTTCGTCTTCCCACCCAACCCCTGGCTGCCCAGTGCGGCCGCGCTGATCGCCCCGTCGGCGACCCGGATCCGCAGCTGACTGCCGGGCGGCGCGTCGGCGACGGCGCGGATCACATGTCGCTCCGAACCCGAAACCCGTTGCACCACGGCGTATCCGCGGGCCATCGTGGCGGCGGGACCGACGGCGGTGAGCTTGTCGCGCAGGTGCCGGATGGTGGTGGATTGGGTGTCGAGGCCGTGCTGGACGGCGCGGCGCGCGGCCGTGCGCAATCGCTCGGCCTCGTCGTGCCGCTGTTCGAGCAACCGCAGCGGGTCGGCCAGCACGGGCCGGGAGCGCAGTTGGCGCAGGGCCCGCGCTTCCCGCTCGACCCAGCCGCGCAGCGCCGCCGCGGACCGCTCCCGCTGCTCGCGCACCAGCGCCAGCTCGGCGGCGGCGTCGGGAACCACGCGCTCGGCGGCGTCGGTGGGCGTTGCCGCGCGCAGGTCGGCGACGTGATCGGAGATCGGGTTGTCCGGCTCGTGGCCGATCGCACTGACGATCGGCGTGGTCGCGGCCACGATGGCGCGGCACAGCGTCTCGTCGGAGAACGGCAGCAGGTCCTCCACGCTGCCGCCGCCGCGGGCCAGCACGATCACCTCGACGTCGGGGTCGCGGTCGAGTTCGGCCAGCGCGTCCAGGATCTGCGGGACCGCGGTCGGTCCCTGCACCGCGGTGTTGCGCACCTCGAACCGGACCGCGGGCCAGCGCTGCCGCGCCACCGTCAGCACATCGTGTTCGGCGGCGCTCGCCCGGCCGGTGACCAGGCCGATCACCTTGGGCAGGAACGGAATCGGGCGCTTCAAGCGCGGATCGAACAGCCCCTCGGCGGCCAGCAGCGCCTTCAGCCGCTCGATCCGGGCGAGCAGTTCACCGATGCCGACCGGACGAATCTCGGTGACGCGCAACGAGATCGTGCCGCGCCCGGTGAAATAGGTGAGTTTCCCGTACACCACGACCCGGCTGCCCTCCTGCAGCGGCACCGCGGCACCGCGCAGCAGCTGCGGATCACAGGTCACCGACAGTGACATGTCGGCGGCCGGATCGCGCAGCACCAGGAACGCGGTGCGGGCGCCGGGGCGCAGCGAGATCTGGGTGATCTGCCCCTCCACCCAGACGCTGCCGAGCCGGTCGATCCACTGCGCGACCTTGACCGCGATGCTGCGCACCGGCCACGGGTGCTCGGCCGAGGCGCCGGGGCGCTCGTCGGCGGGCGTCCGGGGTTCGGTCACTTCGCCCGCACGGTGGCGATCCGGTTCGTCAGCATCGTCACGAACGGCGCCCGGTCGCGGGTCCGCTGCTCGTAGTCGAGCAGGGCGGTGAGATCTTCGACACTGAACATGCGCAGGCGGGCGCGCAGCTGCGCCAGCGTCATGGTGGAGTAGTCGTAGCGGGTGGCGACCTCCGGTTCGATCACCTCGACCGTGCCGTCGCTGGAAGCCGTTGCCGCGAGCACGGTTTCGGGCTCCGGCTCGGCGGACTCGGCCGGTTCCGGCGTCTCGGCCGGTTCGGTGCCGGGCGCCGGTTCCGGAGCCGGTGCGACCGCCGCCGGGGTCGTCTCGTCCGCCGTCGTGGTGCGCGGGTGCGGGTCGGGCTCCCGCTCGGCAGACCGTTCCGGTTCGGCGTACCGATCGAACGCGCTCAGCCGGGCCGCCTCGGCGATATCGCGAAAGGTTTGCTCGAATTCGGAGTCCTCGTCGAAGGTGGCCCACTCGGGCTGTTCGACCGGGCGATTGGCGAGGCGGTCGAACACGACGTCGCCCTTGAGGGCGAGGCTGGTCACGAACTGCTGCGCGTGCATCGTGGTCTGCAGCAGCCGGCTGATCGCGGTGATCGGCAAATTCACTGCCGCCGTGGGTAGCCGACGGGTTTCCTCGATGGCGTACACGGCGGCCCCGGCGGCGACACGGGCGAGAAACGGCGGTCGAAACATGGTCATAGCGTGCCCGAAACGCGGTGTGATGCAAAGGGTGGGGCCGCGTGAGTTACCCATGTGACCACTTAATCAGCCGATCCGCGGCCCGCAGCCGCCGGGGTGCCGCGGGCCGCGCGGCCGACGCCCTTGTCGACAGGCGTGTCGCACCCGCGTGGCGGTGCCCGCGCCTGGGCGCGTCGTTGTGCACGCACGTAAGCTGTGGGGCATGTCCTCGGCTATCCCGTTGAATGTCGGAATCGCCCGGTCGGCCGGCTCCGGCGCGTCCGGTGCGGCCAAGCGCGTGCTGCTCGCCGAGCCGC from Nocardia wallacei carries:
- the glpX gene encoding class II fructose-bisphosphatase, whose product is MTAPTPASSRREAPDRNLALELVRVTEAGAMAAGRWVGRGDKEGGDGAAVDAMRQLVATVSMRGIVVIGEGEKDEAPMLYNGEAVGDGTGPEVDFAVDPIDGTTLMSKGSPGAIAVLAVAERGAMFDPSAVFYMEKIAVGPEAADVIDLSAPIAENLRRVAKAKNSSVSDLTVCVLDRPRHARHIQEVRDAGARIRLISDGDVAGAIATARPDSGTDMLIGIGGTPEGIIAAAALRCMGGALQAQLAPKDDEERQKAIDAGHDLDRILSTEDLVSGENVFFCATGVTDGDLLRGVRYFSGGASTQSIVMRSKSGTVRMIDAYHRLTKLREYSSVNFTGDEDAAPPMP
- a CDS encoding VOC family protein, with translation MSIRRVVPDLRPADMERTRAFYRRLGFEEVMDLGWVVTLASPSNPTAQIILFGGNADDPQPNMSVEVDDVDAAHATMVAAGAEIVYALRDEPWGVRRFFVRDPDGTVVNVVSHR
- a CDS encoding phosphotransferase family protein yields the protein MERADVGWLERAVGQPVSEAMPAEWGDRDRTEMVTLADETRVVLQRYRRRADAERRVRIMDALREPAADKGIPIPVIRRSDLDADPPWAVFEALPGVPVPDSPETGPQSPRFPLVAWSMGALLADFSELPGDDLDLDDSWARPRYLSARADAWAECLAPALSTRQSDTLEEVLADLPALFDGRPTVLAHGDFAPVNVLVEGTSITGLLDFESVRLADPLYDVAWWAWSVSFSGPAVFTAAWPAFLDGVGIDPREPGLVPRVRALQMVRMLEMLAEHDLAPDRWRIVHERLVRMLS
- a CDS encoding DUF4245 domain-containing protein; amino-acid sequence: MSYQKPRIMHDYRDLFWSLIPLVLICLVIAAIASQCSFSADGPTPGRIPNFDVHAALRDDARTLSFPIRDPALPAGWQPNSGSRDTVSGSGGGAASTVGFITPQGTYMQLTQSAATADALANHLLGTRTRGGAQQIADRAWTVYHVEGSEPAWVSDFGAVRVLVKGAGNQEAYRTLAGAAGAAQPISP
- a CDS encoding lipid droplet-associated protein codes for the protein MFRPPFLARVAAGAAVYAIEETRRLPTAAVNLPITAISRLLQTTMHAQQFVTSLALKGDVVFDRLANRPVEQPEWATFDEDSEFEQTFRDIAEAARLSAFDRYAEPERSAEREPDPHPRTTTADETTPAAVAPAPEPAPGTEPAETPEPAESAEPEPETVLAATASSDGTVEVIEPEVATRYDYSTMTLAQLRARLRMFSVEDLTALLDYEQRTRDRAPFVTMLTNRIATVRAK
- a CDS encoding exodeoxyribonuclease VII small subunit; this encodes MTDSDLAEIETFGYERARDELINVVKMLEQGGMDLDDSLALWERGEALANRCEEHLAGARKRVEDALSRRDADGGQS
- the xseA gene encoding exodeoxyribonuclease VII large subunit yields the protein MTEPRTPADERPGASAEHPWPVRSIAVKVAQWIDRLGSVWVEGQITQISLRPGARTAFLVLRDPAADMSLSVTCDPQLLRGAAVPLQEGSRVVVYGKLTYFTGRGTISLRVTEIRPVGIGELLARIERLKALLAAEGLFDPRLKRPIPFLPKVIGLVTGRASAAEHDVLTVARQRWPAVRFEVRNTAVQGPTAVPQILDALAELDRDPDVEVIVLARGGGSVEDLLPFSDETLCRAIVAATTPIVSAIGHEPDNPISDHVADLRAATPTDAAERVVPDAAAELALVREQRERSAAALRGWVEREARALRQLRSRPVLADPLRLLEQRHDEAERLRTAARRAVQHGLDTQSTTIRHLRDKLTAVGPAATMARGYAVVQRVSGSERHVIRAVADAPPGSQLRIRVADGAISAAALGSQGLGGKTKGAENDRQ